A region from the Salvelinus sp. IW2-2015 unplaced genomic scaffold, ASM291031v2 Un_scaffold1845, whole genome shotgun sequence genome encodes:
- the LOC139024754 gene encoding galectin-2-like: protein MAMPMELELKHVELRAGDQFKVQGTTMDAAERFQIDLGCDEDHLALHFNPRFNDDTDGTVLVCNSKIAGCWGDEKREIHNPLQRGSTFKIVLKLTGDMFEVEMPDGEEIQFPNREGLDVITYIRIKGDLKLTSFKIY from the exons ATGGCAATGCCGATG GAACTTGAGCTGAAGCATGTGGAGCTGAGAGCTGGAGACCAGTTCAAAGTACAGGGGACGACTATGGATGCGGCTGAGAg GTTTCAGATCGACCTGGGCTGTGATGAAGACCACCTGGCACTGCACTTTAACCCACGCTTCAATGATGACACTGATGGTACTGTGCTCGTGTGCAACTCAAAGATTGCCGGCTGCTGGGGTGATGAGAAGAGGGAGATCCACAATCCACTCCAAAGGGGTTCTACATTCAAG ATTGTGCTGAAGCTGACGGGCGACATGTTTGAAGTGGAGATGCCTGATGGAGAGGAGATCCAGTTCCCCAATCGTGAGGGCCTAGACGTCATTACCTACATTCGTATCAAAGGAGACCTCAAACTTACTTCTTTCAAAATCTACTAG
- the LOC112072159 gene encoding interferon-induced very large GTPase 1-like isoform X2: METGENKEMETKTEDALEPSSECTCQGEEHQLFLQLEPEALDITDIESQHSDQQDDKTTKTDEEKTEITTSSNFAQSREMYDEEIRKRQLKTDWGDRSQSEEKTASVPDNLPEDGLANKEKGEEKILEEIDGSLIEKNIPENIQLAKVEELMCRLHLQDKYQDKLTTADFLNIGSSAQHQHEPQTENKLAHTFLQRLLMLDYRARYIPVRDENSEMHDTNDNRNDNAETEESAFDALFNKNTDSGDIKRNTHVHPMDVQMAVFHCSDSFLRQFMVTKLSLCQYALPLLVPNPFTEEIECPLWTFRQIRKTWKSTNDSNMLTSQSMPIYKAETPMVSFFRLGSVSSSKSQLMSNLINQRHSTFFHRHCPGSSKTCLLMDGVVEIAWYCPAGKPNDIFTDCVAFCNLHGDAIVKEIQRDILIEKASVNVILLPSLGKGDKSMAIVQELFKSSKPLICLLTEEDSVATEIKKGKYKMGLRDRNQSDVSEELKRIIRNNLSRPCCSFKLEDMAEYSGFRVDEDDEDCQVGKTNALQITDLLKEMELSKIKEKFLPCQGRLWHDWCQKNKDLYRLQGNLEMERSKIQHEMMQIRHHQHQVAFTELMQMFITSLRSLGEKEKSYFLKWVGILLDDLSSDELSDLHHKYDEKWSEVLALRKKHDKSEQLKMRQMELEKISGKLQAATFGFEHILREMGQIYEAHASVARQSKGESKVTVSYLPELAAELMISGHPMELMDGDAAHVPLMWINGVLDEVIKKLGDQRVFVLSILGIQSTGKSTMLNAMFGLQFAVSAGRCTRGAFMQLVKVTEEMKDDFRFDYVLVVDTEGLRALELAGKATVNHDNELATFVIGLGNMTLINIFGENPAEMQDIIQIAVQAFMRMKKINLSPSCVFVHQNVGDIMAGEKNMEGKRRLQDKLDEMTQLAAKEEDSNAECFSDVIAFDIQRDVKYFSQLWEGSPPMAPPNPCYSENVQELRKTILSKTSKSFGMTLSQFKSSIQDLWNALLNENFVFSFKNTLEIAVYRQLEIQYGKWIWTLRSAMLSIENQLHNRIENGKLHRVERHYLVEEMRKTREEVDKSMEKYFDEHRDKEMLIQWRGRFQTKMCELYDELVKGAKRKLEEVIQQRDARKKLDDKKTQYENKLFQKSKELASKLKDKAKDEKQLENEFNTLWGVWVAELTKDAPPIKDLNISDDVTCILGEIGNESSLVHDRKSCGMYHEMCTLGSYSTYAIVSKHQDLFNDDQHSKDAQRKPNNDQLQKNNVWGAFKSFWGFKSPENKTIDHIGPSNILTYTDQELIRAFTNDVVKQSQKIIETKPIEKMGYNDSYMQEIATHVKESVKEFESKIRKYSFKKEFTIDLSLHVCELAGSKLADSHSKFRSNNDALTYLEQKRPQYNKIFKRYCKGSSTAAVLGELICNTLKESIVQAVYDQTAIDLAGEMQLSHPPFSGNRSNMEKHILISLAEKENFDKFMTYIQNPRKHFEKFIREVAEKYMLTERSKVLALIEGNIKVKEQRVSHAVHTATKMVKNKNGDTNMWLREFSSALKDELKFAEKHFSDFCDITDFDFLKKEVREGLANRIMEINRSLSNVSLLDMKQFRERTDEILIKHFCDCCWVQCPFCKVICTNTMEGHQPKDHNVPFHRPIGINGCHFRDTVEFSIDFCTTSVTSNGRFYPSHESEDTYLCKEYRKAGPRFVDWSITPDLSELPYWKWFVCRFQKDLERFYDKKFQGRGEIPIEWRKFTKQQAIKSLKKI, encoded by the coding sequence GGAGAAGAAAAGATACTTGAGGAAATCGACGGGAgtttaattgaaaaaaacatcCCAGAAAATATACAACTAGCAAAAGTAGAAGAGCTCATGTGTAGACTTCACCTTCAAGATAAATATCAAGATAAGTTGACAACTGCAGACTTCCTGAACATTGGCTCTTCTGCTCAACATCAACACGAACCCCAAACAGAGAACAAACTTGCTCATACTTTCCTACAAAGGTTGTTGATGCTGGACTACAGAGCCAGGTACATTCCTGTAAGAGATGAGAATAGTGAGATGCATGACACAAATGACAACAGAAATGATAATGCAGAAACAGAAGAAAGTGCCTTTGATGCCCTTTTCAACAAGAACACAGACTCTGGTGATATAAAGAGGAACACGCATGTTCACCCAATGGACGTCCAGATGGCAGTGTTTCACTGTTCAGACAGTTTCCTTCGGCAGTTCATGGTCACAAAGCTGTCCTTGTGTCAGTATGCCTTGCCTTTGCTTGTGCCAAATCCCTTCACCGAAGAGATTGAATGCCCGTTGTGGACATTTCGACAAATCAGAAAAACCTGGAAGTCCACTAATGACTCTAATATGCTCACCAGCCAAAGTATGCCTATTTACAAGGCAGAAACACCAATGGTGTCATTCTTTAGGCTTGGTTCTGTGTCCTCATCAAAATCTCAGCTGATGAGCAACTTGATCAACCAACGTCACAGCACATTCTTCCACAGACACTGTCCAGGAAGCAGTAAAACCTGCCTCCTAATGGATGGGGTGGTAGAGATTGCATGGTATTGTCCTGCTGGGAAGCCCAATGATATTTTCACTGACTGTGTTGCATTCTGTAATCTCCATGGTGACGCAATTGTGAAAGAAATTCAGCGTGACATACTGATTGAAAAAGCCTCAGTCAATGTTATCCTTTTACCAAGTCTTGGAAAAGGCGACAAAAGTATGGCAATCGTGCAGGAGCTGTTCAAGTCTTCTAAACCTCTGATATGTCTGCTCACTGAAGAGGATTCTGTTGCAACTGAAATTAAAAAGGGAAAGTACAAAATGGGTTTGAGAGACAGAAATCAGTCAGATGTGTCTGAGGAACTAAAAAGGATCATTAGAAATAATTTGTCAAGACCATGTTGCTCCTTCAAACTTGAGGACATGGCAGAGTACTCAGGGTTTAGGGTagatgaggatgatgaagatTGCCAAGTAGGGAAGACTAATGCTCTGCAGATAACGGATCTGCTTAAGGAAATGGAACTGTCCAAGATCAAAGAAAAATTTCTTCCATGTCAAGGAAGGCTGTGGCATGATTGGTGTCAAAAAAATAAAGACCTTTATCGTCTCCAAGGGAATCTAGAGATGGAAAGAAGTAAAATACAACATGAAATGATGCAAATTCGACACCATCAACATCAAGTTGCCTTTACTGAACTCATGCAGATGTTTATCACAAGTCTACGATCTCTGGGAGAAAAAGAAAAATCATATTTCCTCAAGTGGGTAGGGATACTACTGGATGACCTGTCCTCGGATGAGCTCTCAGACCTTCATCACAAATATGATGAAAAGTGGTCTGAGGTCCTGGCTTTGAGAAAGAAgcatgataaatcagagcaactGAAAATGAGACAAATGGAGCTGGAAAAAATATCAGGAAAGCTGCAAGCAGCAACCTTCGGATTTGAACACATCCTAAGGGAAATGGGACAGATCTATGAAGCCCATGCATCTGTGGCCAGGCAAAGCAAAGGAGAAAGTAAGGTGACCGTGTCTTACcttccagagcttgcggcagaaCTTATGATATCGGGACACCCAATGGAACTAATGGATGGTGACGCAGCTCATGTGCCACTGATGTGGATTAATGGGGTTTTAGATGAAGTTATCAAGAAACTAGGAGATCAGAGAGTCTTTGTTTTGTCCATTTTGGGAATCCAGAGCACTGGGAAATCTACAATGCTGAATGCAATGTTTGGACTGCAATTCGCAGTAAGTGCTGGAAGGTGTACCAGAGGTGCTTTCATGCAGCTGGTGAAAGTGACCGAGGAGATGAAAGATGACTTTAGGTTTGACTATGTTCTTGTTGTTGACACTGAGGGACTTCGAGCTTTAGAGTTGGCAGGAAAGGCAACAGTGAACCATGACAATGAACTTGCAACTTTTGTCATTGGCCTTGGAAACATGACCTTGATCAACATATTTGGAGAGAATCCTGCTGAGATGCAGGACATCATTCAGATAGCTGTTCAGGCCTTCATGAGGATGAAAAAAATTAATCTGTCTCcaagttgtgtgtttgtgcaccagAATGTTGGAGACATCATGGCTGGAGAGAAAAACATGGAGGGAAAGAGGCGCTTACAGGACAAACTAGACGAGATGACCCAGTTAGCTGCCAAAGAAGAGGACAGTAATGCAGAGTGTTTCAGCGATGTCATTGCATTTGACATACAAAGAGATGTGAAATACTTTTCCCAGCTGTGGGAGGGCAGCCCACCCATGGCCCCACCAAACCCATGCTACAGTGAGAATGTCCAGGAGCTAAGGAAAACAATCCTCTCTAAAACATCAAAGTCTTTTGGCATGACATTATCACAGTTCAAAAGCAGTATCCAAGACCTTTGGAATGCCCTGCTGAATGAAAACTTTGTGTTCAGCTTCAAAAACACACTAGAAATTGCAGTTTACAGACAACTTGAGATTCAGTATGGAAAATGGATCTGGACTCTCAGGAGTGCcatgctaagcattgaaaatcaACTGCACAATCGAATCGAAAATGGAAAACTTCACAGGGTTGAGAGACATTACCTTGTTGAAGAAATGAGAAAGACTCGTGAAGAAGTGGACAAATCAATGGAAAAGTACTTTGATGAACACAGAGATAAAGAAATGTTGATTCAGTGGCGAGGGAGATTTCAAACCAAAATGTGTGAGCTTTATGATGAACTTGTGAAGGGAGCAAAAAGAAAGTTAGAGGAGGTTATTCAGCAGAGGGATGCGCGCAAAAAGCTGGATGACAAGAAGACACAGTATGAAAACAAGCTCTTCCAAAAGAGCAAAGAACTTGCCTCAAAACTGAAGGACAAGGCAAAGGATGAAAAACAACTTGAGAATGAATTCAATACTCTTTGGGGAGTGTGGGTTGCTGAGTTGACAAAAGATGCACCTCCCATTAAGGACCTAAACATATCGGATGATGTGACTTGTATCCTTGGAGAGATCGGTAATGAATCGTCTCTTGTACATGATCGGAAAAGTTGCGGAATGTACCATGAGATGTGTACCTTGGGGAGTTATTCGACCTATGCAATTGTATCCAAGCACCAAGATCTTTTTAACGACGATCAGCACTCAAAAGATGCTCAAAGGAAGCCAAACAATGACCAATTGCAGAAAAATAATGTGTGGGGTGCTTTTAAGAGTTTTTGGGGGTTTAAGTCTCCAGAGAACAAGACAATTGACCACATTGGTCCAAGCAACATTCTAACATACACAGATCAGGAATTGATAAGAGCATTCACCAATGATGTTGTCAAACAAAGCCAGAAGATAATCGAGACAAAGCCCATAGAAAAGATGGGATACAATGACAGTTACATGCAAGAAATAGCAACTCATGTCAAAGAAAGCGTGAAGGAATTTGAATCGAAGATAAGAAAATATTCATTCAAGAAGGAGTTTACGATTGATCTTTCACTTCATGTGTGTGAGCTTGCAGGAAGTAAGTTAGCAGATTCCCATAGCAAATTCAGAAGCAACAATGATGCCCTTACTTACCTGGAGCAGAAGAGGCCACAGTACAACAAGATTTTCAAGAGATACTGCAAAGGGTCCTCAACTGCAGCTGTGCTTGGTGAGTTAATTTGCAACACACTAAAAGAATCGATTGTACAGGCGGTCTATGACCAGACGGCCATTGActtggctggagaaatgcaatTAAGTCACCCTCCATTCAGTGGAAACAGGTCTAACATGGAGAAACACATCCTGATATCACTGGCGGAGAAGGAGAACTTTGACAAGTTCATGACCTACATTCAAAACCCAAGGAAACACTTTGAGAAATTTATTAGAGAGGTTGCAGAGAAATATATGCTCACAGAAAGGTCCAAAGTCCTTGCCTTGATTGAAGGGAACATAAAAGTTAAAGAGCAGCGTGTGAGCCACGCAGTGCATACAGCAACAAAGATGGTCAAAAACAAGAATGGAGACACCAACATGTGGCTTAGAGAGTTTTCCAGTGCTCTAAAAGATGAGCTGAAATTTGCTGAAAAGCATTTCAGTGATTTCTGTGACATAACCGACTTTGACTTCCTCAAAAAAGAGGTAAGGGAAGGTCTTGCCAACAGAATCATGGAGATCAACAGAAGCCTCAGCAATGTGTCACTCCTGGACATGAAGCAGTTCAGGGAGAGGACAGATGAGATTCTGATCAAACACTTTTGTGATTGTTGCTGGGTACAGTGTCCCTTCTGTAAAGTCATCTGCACAAACACCATGGAGGGGCACCAACCGAAGGATCACAATGTCCCTTTTCATCGCCCTATTGGAATCAATGGATGCCACTTCAGAGACACAGTAGAATTTAGCATTGATTTTTGCACAACTTCAGTAACAAGTAATGGCCGGTTTTACCCATCCCATGAATCAGAGGATACATATCTTTGTAAAGAATACAGAAAAGCTGGCCCAAGATTTGTTGATTGGAGCATCACACCAGACCTCTCTGAACTTCCGTACTGGAAGTGGTTTGTTTGTCGATTTCAAAAAGACCTGGAAAGGTTTTATGACAAGAAATTCCAGGGCAGAGGTGAAATTCCAATTGAATGGAGGAAGTTCACAAAACAGCAAGCTATTAAAAGCTTAAAGAAAATCTAA